From one Dama dama isolate Ldn47 chromosome 32, ASM3311817v1, whole genome shotgun sequence genomic stretch:
- the LOC133050571 gene encoding beta-defensin 130B-like, with amino-acid sequence MRLRLLLSVLLLSLALIPKGRTGLIPGQKQCNLLKGVCKDGGCTSIEQPIGVCNEEKRCCRKWWVFFPYPTPAPKSKSP; translated from the exons ATGAGACTCCGTTTATTGCTTTCTGTTCTCCTTCTCTCTTTGGCTCTAATACCAAAAGGTAG GACTGGCCTTATCCCAGGACAGAAACAATGTAATCTGCTGAAAGGGGTGTGCAAAGACGGAGGCTGCACCAGCATAGAACAGCCCATTGGTGTATGTAATGAAGAGAAAAGATGTTGTAGAAAGTGGTGGGTATTTTTTCCCTATCCGACGCCAGCTCCCAAATCAAAATCTCCTTGA